Proteins encoded within one genomic window of Geotalea daltonii FRC-32:
- a CDS encoding AAA family ATPase has translation MRLRYLHLQNYPPISDINVCFASGSPLGRNCAIRFVVGLNGSGKSNLLRAVAEVFLALSDLRVPPFPVSLIYELGIRGSKTHRTLLLHCPGTRSKASLWLHESFVFDDQNGQEVFETCVEHLELEGMPSVPGFSALIKPGHWPLRNTTPPLIALPSAVLAYTTGELRPWLSVWNRNQDAQGLLEDMEESLADERPAGWTKAQELAIEAARKETGGIERSDRETAAREVDSFRRPILLDATLLKCALLAVALPHALKGSAQQDAALQNLLERGSWHHLVSVGFRSHLQANSWDRKLCETAHDWWLCAGEVIAEPHPIETRRTLLFDLKGTFSAQELATRVATDALVTCATQGEALLALLGGADVTPFELFTRLLELNQSGLFDDVLLRLRIRPVPEPGTDNDGQDIGVLRYEELSDGEQMVLGRMALFHLLDGQQDALLLLDEPETHFNDKWKREIVDIIDEAIGNTANDVLISTHSAIVLTDVFSEEIILLEKQDYNVQRITLSSPTFGADPGEVMMRIFDSPDSVGKRAQEWLDNKEWAAMTTEELETFISKVGPGFYRTELRTLLNERKRNA, from the coding sequence ATGCGCCTACGCTATCTGCATCTCCAAAATTATCCGCCAATCTCGGACATAAACGTCTGCTTTGCCAGCGGCTCACCTCTCGGGCGTAATTGTGCTATTCGTTTTGTGGTAGGTCTCAATGGTAGCGGAAAATCTAACCTGCTTCGCGCTGTTGCCGAGGTGTTTTTGGCGCTGTCCGATCTACGAGTGCCGCCTTTCCCAGTCAGCTTGATATATGAGCTGGGGATACGGGGTTCAAAAACCCACCGCACCCTTTTGTTACACTGCCCCGGTACTAGAAGCAAGGCGAGCCTATGGCTCCACGAATCTTTCGTCTTCGATGATCAGAACGGTCAAGAAGTATTTGAAACATGCGTTGAGCATTTAGAGCTTGAAGGAATGCCTAGTGTTCCGGGTTTTTCCGCTTTAATTAAGCCAGGACATTGGCCTTTGCGTAATACTACGCCGCCGCTCATAGCACTTCCCTCGGCTGTATTAGCTTATACCACGGGAGAGTTGCGTCCTTGGCTTTCCGTATGGAACCGTAACCAGGATGCGCAAGGCTTGCTGGAGGACATGGAAGAGAGCCTTGCTGATGAACGGCCTGCTGGCTGGACAAAAGCTCAAGAGTTAGCGATAGAAGCAGCTCGGAAGGAGACGGGCGGCATAGAGCGATCTGATAGGGAAACGGCTGCCAGAGAGGTTGATTCCTTTCGCCGTCCAATTCTGCTTGATGCCACGTTGCTCAAGTGTGCACTTCTGGCGGTGGCATTGCCTCACGCACTTAAAGGGAGCGCCCAACAAGATGCAGCGTTACAAAACTTGCTGGAACGAGGAAGTTGGCACCATCTGGTCTCGGTGGGGTTTCGCAGCCATTTACAAGCAAACAGCTGGGATCGAAAATTGTGCGAGACGGCCCATGACTGGTGGCTGTGCGCCGGGGAGGTTATTGCGGAACCTCATCCTATAGAAACCCGTCGTACTCTGTTATTTGACCTGAAAGGCACCTTCAGTGCGCAGGAGCTGGCCACACGCGTTGCGACCGATGCCCTTGTCACCTGCGCGACCCAAGGGGAAGCGCTGTTGGCCCTGCTTGGCGGTGCAGATGTTACGCCTTTCGAGTTATTCACTCGCCTGCTGGAGCTGAATCAGTCTGGCTTGTTCGACGATGTACTCTTGCGCCTTCGAATCCGGCCTGTGCCGGAACCAGGCACCGATAATGATGGACAGGACATAGGCGTGCTGCGCTACGAAGAACTCTCGGATGGCGAGCAGATGGTGCTGGGACGCATGGCGCTGTTTCATCTACTGGATGGGCAACAGGATGCTCTATTGTTGCTTGACGAGCCGGAAACGCATTTTAATGACAAGTGGAAGCGTGAAATCGTTGACATAATCGACGAAGCCATAGGCAATACCGCCAATGATGTGCTGATTTCCACTCATTCTGCAATTGTTTTGACCGACGTGTTTAGTGAAGAAATCATTTTACTTGAAAAGCAGGATTACAATGTGCAGCGTATTACTCTTAGTTCACCCACTTTTGGTGCCGATCCAGGTGAAGTTATGATGCGGATATTTGATTCACCTGATAGTGTGGGAAAACGCGCTCAAGAATGGTTGGACAATAAGGAATGGGCAGCAATGACGACCGAAGAGCTTGAAACCTTTATTTCGAAAGTTGGCCCTGGCTTTTACCGTACTGAATTGAGGACACTGCTGAACGAGAGGAAACGCAATGCTTAG
- a CDS encoding restriction endonuclease subunit S: MRLPESWRVATVGNVLLDLQPGFAQKPGEEDDGTTPQIRTHNVTPDGKITLEGIKHISASAKETARYKLMMGDVVFNNTNSEEWVGKTAVFNQEGEYVFSNHMTRLRPHPELVTPEYLAFYLHQLWAIGYSKTRAKRWVSQAGIESKAIASFKLSLPTLPEQHRIIDVLRQAQDLRSQKEQVLKLSAELAKALFEQHFGIAGASSAWPMEPFGKHTTYSKYGPRFPDQQYSDSGIHILRTTDMNNDGTIRWWEAPKLALTEGQIQEHALKPGTLVVSRSGTIGPFALFDGQEGRCVAGAYLIEFGLADSVQPEYVRALFATPYVQQMLKKAVRSVAQPNINAPNIQSIKIPVPPLEIQEAFAVQIKQVRAWTSEIVKSASKIDEVIRAVVGEAFSGELTAQWRGMHASEITTATICRDQLLNARGAKTRSPAAEPKPSLPPDVDSERSARHWLLGELSEFQRQVLSTFKAYYEQNDQLPLLVEDPDEFTHFCDDDEVMERLQNFGPALNNRIRRTLSQLSALGLIAKVTLPKQNLESGEREYLKAFRPLREAEYTRLADVATLRKALSSGMTSYYFTVGVDYETSEHAGAGGMFQVTELRDDNDKDCTHLVVDRGKHYSNLDDLVYDIAERLGVSVDQVQLEEV, from the coding sequence ATGAGGTTGCCGGAAAGCTGGAGAGTTGCGACAGTTGGAAATGTCTTACTTGATCTGCAGCCAGGATTTGCGCAAAAACCTGGCGAAGAAGATGACGGCACAACCCCGCAGATTCGCACTCACAATGTCACTCCAGACGGAAAAATAACGCTCGAAGGCATCAAGCACATATCGGCCAGTGCCAAGGAGACAGCACGATACAAGTTGATGATGGGCGATGTCGTCTTCAACAACACCAACAGTGAAGAGTGGGTAGGCAAGACTGCAGTGTTTAATCAGGAAGGCGAATACGTCTTTTCCAATCATATGACGCGTCTTCGCCCGCATCCCGAATTGGTAACGCCTGAGTATTTAGCCTTTTATCTACACCAACTATGGGCGATAGGTTACTCCAAGACTCGGGCCAAGCGGTGGGTCAGTCAGGCTGGAATAGAGAGCAAGGCGATTGCTTCGTTCAAACTATCTCTCCCCACTCTCCCCGAACAGCACCGCATTATTGATGTGCTGCGGCAGGCACAGGATTTAAGAAGTCAGAAGGAACAGGTACTTAAACTTTCAGCTGAGCTTGCCAAGGCACTTTTTGAGCAGCACTTTGGTATCGCTGGGGCTTCTTCCGCCTGGCCTATGGAACCGTTTGGTAAGCACACCACTTATAGCAAATACGGTCCACGTTTTCCGGACCAGCAGTATAGTGACTCGGGCATACATATCCTTCGGACGACGGATATGAACAATGATGGAACAATCCGGTGGTGGGAAGCACCAAAATTAGCTCTTACGGAAGGACAAATCCAAGAGCACGCATTAAAGCCCGGAACATTGGTCGTCAGTCGGAGTGGTACTATTGGGCCGTTTGCACTGTTTGATGGACAGGAGGGGCGGTGTGTGGCGGGAGCTTATCTGATCGAGTTCGGATTAGCTGATTCAGTCCAGCCTGAGTATGTTCGCGCGCTTTTCGCAACACCGTACGTTCAGCAGATGCTGAAGAAGGCTGTTCGCAGTGTAGCACAGCCAAACATAAATGCTCCGAACATCCAATCCATAAAAATTCCGGTTCCTCCCCTGGAAATCCAAGAAGCGTTCGCAGTTCAAATCAAGCAAGTTCGCGCCTGGACAAGCGAAATTGTGAAATCTGCAAGCAAGATCGATGAAGTTATACGCGCTGTGGTGGGAGAAGCATTTTCGGGTGAATTGACAGCTCAGTGGCGGGGGATGCATGCCTCAGAGATTACCACAGCCACAATATGTCGCGATCAGTTGCTAAACGCTCGCGGTGCAAAAACCCGCAGCCCCGCCGCTGAACCTAAGCCTAGCCTACCTCCAGACGTGGATTCAGAACGCTCAGCCCGCCATTGGCTATTGGGCGAATTGAGCGAGTTCCAGCGCCAGGTTTTGTCCACCTTTAAAGCTTATTATGAGCAAAACGATCAACTGCCACTTCTGGTCGAGGACCCTGACGAGTTCACTCATTTTTGCGATGACGATGAAGTGATGGAGCGCCTGCAAAATTTTGGACCCGCCTTAAATAATCGTATCCGCCGTACTTTGAGTCAGCTATCCGCTCTGGGCCTAATTGCCAAAGTTACTCTGCCTAAGCAAAATCTTGAATCCGGGGAGCGCGAATACCTCAAAGCATTCCGCCCGCTGCGTGAAGCGGAGTACACACGTCTGGCCGATGTCGCTACCTTACGTAAGGCATTATCATCAGGTATGACCTCGTACTATTTCACAGTTGGGGTAGATTACGAAACCTCAGAGCATGCCGGTGCCGGTGGAATGTTCCAGGTGACGGAACTTCGTGATGATAATGACAAAGACTGCACTCATTTAGTAGTTGACCGAGGTAAGCACTACAGCAACCTGGATGATCTGGTTTACGACATTGCCGAACGTCTAGGTGTGAGTGTAGATCAAGTACAATTGGAGGAGGTGTAA
- a CDS encoding type I restriction endonuclease subunit R, with product MTRNESQTRQEMIDQQLARAGWGVKSRAVVEEFLIRVAEDDPKWHGQHGFADYALLGRDGKPIAIVEAKRTGRDALAGKRQAADYADQIKSQFSHDPFIFLTNGKEIHFWDRDRYPPRKIAGFYTRDDLERLQHQRKYAQPLHDITISPTIAGRDYQNEAIRRVTEGVDAAKRKFLLVMATGTGKTRTTIALVDTLLRAKRVQRVLFLADRRELVRQAMAEFKSHLPNESLARIEGGETSGARIQFATYPSMMQVYSRLSVGYYDLIIADESHRSIYQRYKAIFDHFDAIQLGLTATPTDYIDHNTFALFDCGDGTPSYYYSYEQAIADNNLVNYRVLDAQTNFQLRGIQGDTLPEPLKQMARDQGVELDELNFEGSDIEKSIINQATNDAMVREFMDKSRKDIRGLPHKSIIFAVSHAHAKRLYESFNRLYPELQRQGMAEMIDSHMERADATLDDFKFKSMPRVAISVDMLDTGVDIPAIQNLVFAKPVFSKVKFWQMIGRGTRLHADKATGEIKKDFLIIDHWKNFAYFKLKPDGEIDHPSEPLPVRLFRLRLEKWQLLHAQQQDTQPAIDELLTMLQSLPRQSINVRPHWDELDALAQQWPAPSQSMLDHFSKSIAPLMRLAPLAGLDELQFCVWCERLTVAWLKGDDGEQAKIRERIQETITSLADNIPDVQRVAEQRAWVCSIGFWQHLDMPRLISLQTTFAPLMRYRTSTPGQTIEINLPDSITQRSWIIYGPTGEGAFAESYREQVEALVHRLAEQLPELAKLKQGEFLSDEELEGISQTLNQADLFVTEETLRKAFETPTASLTDCLRHILCEGAHLPNREERINAAFEAFIAEHGYLRANQLNFLRAVKAAVLRHGRITRAALSEPPLSRVGRVESLFPSQDIEELIDLTHQLLDEVA from the coding sequence ATGACACGTAATGAATCCCAAACCCGCCAAGAGATGATTGACCAGCAGCTTGCCAGAGCTGGCTGGGGTGTTAAGTCGCGTGCTGTGGTGGAAGAATTTTTAATTCGTGTCGCTGAGGATGACCCGAAATGGCATGGACAGCACGGCTTTGCTGACTATGCTTTGCTTGGCAGGGACGGTAAGCCAATAGCGATTGTCGAAGCGAAACGGACTGGCCGTGATGCACTTGCCGGCAAGAGGCAGGCCGCTGATTACGCCGACCAAATCAAAAGCCAATTTAGCCATGACCCATTCATATTCCTAACCAATGGCAAAGAAATTCATTTCTGGGATCGTGATCGATACCCTCCCAGAAAGATTGCCGGTTTCTATACCCGTGATGACCTTGAACGCCTCCAACATCAGCGTAAATACGCACAGCCGCTTCATGACATAACGATCAGTCCGACTATTGCCGGCCGCGACTATCAGAACGAAGCTATCCGCCGTGTAACAGAAGGTGTGGATGCTGCCAAGCGCAAGTTTCTGTTGGTGATGGCAACCGGAACTGGTAAGACCAGGACTACTATTGCACTGGTGGACACATTACTGCGTGCAAAGCGTGTGCAACGTGTTCTATTTCTTGCTGACCGCAGAGAGTTGGTTCGTCAGGCGATGGCAGAGTTCAAATCCCATCTGCCGAACGAGAGTCTTGCTCGAATCGAAGGTGGAGAGACTTCTGGTGCGCGCATCCAATTTGCCACTTATCCCAGCATGATGCAGGTCTATTCACGCCTATCCGTAGGGTACTATGACTTGATAATTGCCGATGAAAGTCACCGCTCCATCTATCAGCGCTATAAGGCTATATTTGACCATTTCGATGCAATCCAGCTTGGCCTTACTGCGACTCCTACCGACTATATTGATCACAACACCTTCGCGTTGTTCGATTGTGGCGACGGTACACCTAGCTATTACTACAGCTACGAACAGGCCATCGCCGATAATAACCTGGTGAACTATCGTGTGCTGGATGCGCAAACCAACTTTCAGCTTAGAGGTATTCAGGGTGATACTCTGCCGGAGCCTCTGAAGCAAATGGCCCGTGATCAAGGGGTGGAGCTGGACGAGCTAAACTTCGAGGGAAGTGACATCGAAAAAAGCATCATTAACCAAGCCACCAACGACGCCATGGTGCGAGAGTTCATGGATAAGAGCCGTAAAGACATACGTGGTTTACCCCACAAGTCAATCATCTTTGCAGTCAGCCACGCCCATGCAAAGCGCCTCTATGAAAGTTTCAACCGCCTCTATCCCGAGCTGCAACGCCAAGGGATGGCTGAAATGATCGACAGCCACATGGAACGGGCAGATGCAACGCTAGATGATTTCAAATTCAAAAGTATGCCGCGAGTCGCAATCTCAGTCGACATGCTTGATACCGGTGTCGATATTCCTGCAATCCAGAATCTGGTTTTTGCCAAGCCGGTATTCAGCAAGGTCAAGTTCTGGCAAATGATCGGGCGCGGCACGCGACTACATGCCGACAAGGCAACGGGGGAAATCAAGAAGGACTTCCTAATCATAGACCACTGGAAAAACTTCGCCTACTTCAAACTCAAACCTGATGGTGAGATTGACCACCCCAGCGAACCGTTGCCCGTTCGTCTGTTTCGATTGCGGCTCGAAAAATGGCAACTACTACACGCCCAGCAACAAGACACCCAACCTGCTATCGACGAGTTGCTCACCATGCTGCAATCCTTGCCCAGGCAAAGCATAAATGTCCGCCCGCATTGGGACGAGCTTGATGCACTGGCGCAGCAATGGCCTGCGCCGAGTCAAAGCATGTTGGATCATTTCTCTAAATCAATTGCTCCATTGATGCGTCTTGCACCCTTAGCGGGTTTAGATGAGCTTCAATTTTGCGTTTGGTGCGAACGCCTAACCGTTGCCTGGCTTAAAGGAGACGACGGGGAGCAAGCGAAAATCAGAGAACGCATTCAAGAAACTATTACCAGTCTGGCCGATAACATCCCCGACGTACAGCGTGTTGCTGAGCAGCGTGCCTGGGTCTGTTCAATAGGTTTCTGGCAGCACTTGGACATGCCCCGTCTAATTTCATTACAAACAACATTCGCTCCATTAATGCGCTACCGAACTTCCACACCGGGGCAGACCATAGAAATCAACTTGCCTGATAGCATTACACAGCGCAGCTGGATTATTTACGGACCTACTGGAGAAGGGGCCTTTGCCGAAAGTTATCGTGAACAGGTCGAGGCGCTGGTACATCGTCTTGCCGAGCAGCTTCCAGAGCTAGCTAAACTCAAACAGGGCGAATTCCTGTCAGATGAGGAACTGGAGGGTATTAGCCAAACGCTGAACCAAGCAGACTTGTTTGTAACAGAAGAGACTCTTCGTAAAGCATTCGAAACCCCTACCGCCTCCCTTACAGATTGTCTCCGTCACATTCTTTGTGAAGGCGCCCATCTGCCGAACCGCGAAGAACGCATTAATGCTGCATTTGAAGCATTTATTGCCGAGCATGGCTATCTGCGGGCTAACCAACTGAACTTTCTACGGGCCGTCAAAGCAGCGGTACTCCGCCATGGCCGTATCACAAGAGCAGCGCTCAGTGAGCCGCCGCTTTCGCGCGTTGGCCGCGTTGAATCACTATTTCCCTCGCAAGACATCGAAGAACTTATCGACCTTACCCATCAACTATTGGATGAGGTTGCTTAA
- a CDS encoding type I restriction-modification system subunit M, whose translation MIAPYIKKKVDELWNRFWAAGLTNPLVAVEQITYLLFLKRLEDIDLKRQQRGLPSIYADNETCKWGYIRQEKTNPSHLINVVFPWLRELDKHFKPESDEPSELASLNNRMADAYFQLDPSKGKVLSDAIDAVDQLFARAGEGSAAQDIMGDTFEYLLSEVATAGKNGQFRTPRHLIRFMVELLDPEPSQRVIDPAAGTGGFLFSTQQYLMRKYSAQENLVLEWDGTPHRTDGAAATSEQYAAIHHGANFVGLDNDRTMARIGWMNLILHDLTDPHLLQGDSLSKRDGKPELARLMESETYDFVLANPPFTGTVDSNDLEKDSKIFPRAAERGKKKEDAITNKSELLFLWLMLDLLQVGGRCAVIIPEGVLFGNTDAHVRLRRELLTEHVVEGVISLPGGVFQPYTGVKTSILIFRKETRRDDKQTFTGTTAPRTEYVWFYEVEEDGYSLNAKRNEQPGQRNDLWDALEKFKAWLSHGREGAQRYEKTLLQPSFHPERWRLALLRDTADKLTPAGEAFAELPDTSMWDGQVWGIHELFPELPAIPRDAEEQIREAALQALAGLACRFFTPILQPLCRKWAKAKAAKKAITTEKAQTEWLKAIRVPQQDFNRAARDMHRFFEPEDGPALPMWKELVKEALSTALTFDESLNPETMASLPEQEPIADLAAEMAAIAREVAKLDGFDVMLRSPAVDQTRVLKATKHWVVPVRAWAQNEEWKSEDGQLTGSHAADGVVRPAYVEAMLAAGLYDDKGALKDDLLDPDCIEAREWNLSAGQYKPFDFTQLKSDKSVVQLIGELKTNEQRIISGLDKLLAMVEGRE comes from the coding sequence ATGATCGCTCCGTACATCAAGAAAAAAGTTGATGAACTCTGGAATCGTTTCTGGGCCGCCGGGCTCACCAACCCTTTAGTCGCAGTCGAGCAGATTACCTACCTGTTGTTTCTCAAGCGGCTCGAAGATATTGACCTCAAGCGTCAGCAGCGTGGTCTGCCCTCCATCTACGCAGACAATGAGACGTGCAAATGGGGCTACATCCGCCAGGAGAAAACCAATCCGAGCCATCTCATCAATGTGGTATTCCCTTGGTTACGAGAGCTGGACAAACATTTTAAACCAGAATCCGATGAGCCGAGCGAACTGGCCAGCCTAAACAACCGCATGGCAGACGCTTATTTTCAGCTCGACCCCAGCAAAGGCAAGGTACTATCCGATGCTATCGACGCTGTCGATCAGCTCTTCGCTCGTGCGGGTGAAGGCTCCGCTGCCCAGGACATCATGGGTGACACGTTCGAGTATCTGCTCAGTGAAGTTGCCACGGCGGGTAAGAATGGCCAGTTTCGTACTCCGCGTCATCTGATCCGATTCATGGTGGAGCTGCTTGATCCTGAACCAAGCCAGCGCGTGATTGACCCAGCTGCTGGAACCGGCGGTTTTCTCTTCAGTACCCAGCAGTATCTGATGCGCAAGTACTCGGCGCAGGAGAATCTTGTGTTGGAGTGGGACGGTACACCCCACCGCACTGACGGGGCTGCTGCAACATCAGAGCAATATGCTGCAATTCATCACGGTGCCAACTTCGTAGGTCTTGATAATGACCGTACCATGGCTCGCATCGGTTGGATGAATCTGATACTTCACGACTTGACAGACCCACATCTTCTGCAAGGTGACTCCCTGAGTAAACGAGATGGCAAGCCTGAACTTGCCAGGTTGATGGAGTCCGAAACGTATGACTTTGTCCTTGCCAATCCTCCCTTCACTGGCACGGTGGACAGCAACGATCTGGAGAAGGACAGCAAAATATTCCCTCGTGCCGCAGAGAGGGGCAAGAAGAAGGAAGACGCTATCACCAACAAGAGTGAACTGCTTTTCCTCTGGCTGATGCTCGATCTGCTGCAGGTTGGCGGGCGCTGTGCCGTCATTATTCCCGAGGGGGTGTTGTTCGGCAACACCGATGCCCATGTGCGACTGCGCCGTGAGCTATTGACTGAGCATGTGGTTGAAGGGGTCATCTCGCTACCGGGTGGTGTGTTCCAGCCCTATACCGGTGTCAAGACCTCCATCCTTATCTTCCGTAAAGAGACCCGACGCGACGACAAGCAAACTTTCACCGGTACAACAGCACCACGAACCGAATACGTCTGGTTCTATGAAGTGGAAGAAGATGGCTATTCACTGAATGCAAAACGAAACGAGCAGCCGGGGCAACGTAATGACCTGTGGGATGCGCTGGAGAAATTCAAAGCCTGGCTGAGTCATGGCCGGGAAGGTGCGCAGCGTTATGAAAAGACCCTGCTGCAGCCCAGCTTTCACCCTGAACGCTGGCGTCTGGCACTGCTGCGCGACACAGCCGACAAACTCACCCCGGCAGGTGAAGCATTCGCCGAGTTGCCTGATACCAGTATGTGGGATGGACAGGTCTGGGGGATTCATGAGCTGTTTCCCGAGCTACCGGCCATTCCTCGGGATGCCGAAGAGCAGATACGGGAAGCAGCACTTCAAGCACTGGCCGGGTTAGCCTGCCGGTTCTTCACGCCGATTCTGCAACCGCTCTGCCGGAAGTGGGCCAAAGCCAAGGCAGCCAAGAAGGCGATCACCACCGAGAAGGCACAGACCGAATGGCTGAAAGCCATACGGGTACCGCAACAGGACTTCAACCGCGCTGCACGCGATATGCACAGGTTTTTTGAGCCGGAAGACGGGCCGGCCTTGCCAATGTGGAAGGAACTGGTCAAAGAAGCGCTGAGCACCGCCCTGACCTTTGATGAGTCGCTTAATCCGGAAACCATGGCCTCGCTGCCCGAGCAGGAGCCCATAGCTGATCTGGCTGCTGAAATGGCCGCCATCGCCCGTGAAGTCGCCAAACTAGACGGCTTCGATGTCATGCTACGCAGCCCGGCGGTTGACCAGACCCGCGTGTTGAAAGCTACCAAGCACTGGGTAGTGCCGGTGCGTGCCTGGGCACAAAATGAAGAATGGAAATCCGAAGACGGCCAACTGACTGGCTCCCACGCCGCCGACGGCGTGGTGCGGCCCGCCTACGTCGAGGCGATGCTGGCAGCGGGACTCTACGATGACAAAGGCGCACTCAAAGACGACCTGCTCGATCCCGACTGCATCGAAGCCCGCGAATGGAACCTATCCGCCGGGCAGTACAAACCGTTTGATTTTACGCAACTCAAAAGCGACAAGAGTGTTGTGCAGTTAATTGGTGAGCTGAAGACCAACGAGCAGCGGATCATTAGCGGGCTGGACAAGCTTCTGGCGATGGTGGAGGGGCGGGAATGA